One genomic segment of Clostridium saccharoperbutylacetonicum N1-4(HMT) includes these proteins:
- a CDS encoding putative holin-like toxin, protein MSNDVLILLFQGGLFLLSLLTLIVILIEKISKK, encoded by the coding sequence ATGAGTAATGACGTTTTAATTTTGCTATTTCAAGGTGGATTATTTTTACTATCACTATTAACATTAATAGTGATTCTTATAGAAAAAATCTCAAAAAAATAG
- a CDS encoding MBL fold metallo-hydrolase, with protein MGLRKVTQRVYYLINDRETDRPVLGYIKGDKYALMVDAGNSKKHLEKFNDSIEKLNLRLPDYVAITHWHWDHTYGMHSVTGKTIACEITNEQLKVMSKWKWTDDAMKKRLLTGEDIEFADTNIRKEYENLNDINVVPADIVFKNNLEVELGGLKVILKNVVSPHSKDSVIVYIPEERVVFIGDAYGMDYYNNCEYNAVKLESLINMLGGLEFDVCFPGHSSPINKTEIIEYLKSQYNKISVGNE; from the coding sequence ATGGGTTTAAGAAAAGTTACACAAAGGGTTTATTATCTTATTAATGACAGAGAAACTGATAGACCAGTGCTTGGATATATTAAAGGAGATAAATATGCTTTAATGGTGGATGCAGGAAATTCAAAAAAACATCTTGAGAAATTTAATGATTCTATAGAAAAATTGAATTTAAGATTACCTGATTATGTTGCGATCACTCATTGGCATTGGGATCATACGTATGGAATGCATTCAGTTACAGGAAAAACAATAGCATGCGAAATAACTAATGAACAGTTAAAGGTTATGTCTAAGTGGAAGTGGACAGATGATGCAATGAAAAAGCGTCTTTTAACTGGAGAGGATATTGAATTTGCAGATACAAATATTCGTAAAGAATATGAAAATCTTAACGATATAAATGTTGTACCTGCTGATATAGTATTTAAAAATAATTTAGAAGTAGAATTAGGAGGATTAAAAGTCATTTTAAAAAATGTGGTATCACCTCATTCTAAGGACTCAGTAATAGTTTATATACCTGAGGAAAGAGTAGTATTTATAGGAGATGCTTATGGGATGGATTATTATAATAATTGTGAGTATAACGCAGTTAAATTAGAGAGTCTTATAAATATGTTAGGGGGCTTAGAGTTTGATGTTTGTTTTCCAGGACATTCATCACCTATAAATAAAACTGAAATTATTGAGTATTTAAAATCACAATACAATAAAATTTCTGTGGGCAATGAATAA
- a CDS encoding helix-turn-helix domain-containing protein: MGMSERLQKLRKQGSYSQEQLAEKLGVTRQAISKWESDQGNPDINNIIKLSEVYNVSTDYLLKGVEPIIEPIEIDSKEKSDNRTLRRMVTILLFIGGISVVAVVFIFSLAFLTKTFLGGR, encoded by the coding sequence ATGGGTATGTCTGAAAGATTACAAAAATTAAGAAAACAAGGAAGCTATTCGCAAGAACAGTTAGCAGAAAAATTAGGCGTAACAAGACAGGCAATATCAAAATGGGAAAGTGACCAAGGTAATCCAGATATCAATAATATTATTAAATTAAGTGAAGTTTATAATGTGAGTACCGACTATTTATTAAAAGGTGTGGAGCCGATAATTGAGCCAATTGAAATTGATTCTAAAGAAAAGAGTGACAATCGTACATTAAGAAGAATGGTTACCATACTTTTATTTATTGGGGGTATTTCTGTTGTTGCAGTTGTGTTCATTTTTAGCCTTGCTTTTTTAACAAAAACATTTTTAGGAGGCCGTTAA
- the tsaA gene encoding tRNA (N6-threonylcarbamoyladenosine(37)-N6)-methyltransferase TrmO, giving the protein MQLKEIGRINVEGEGMFIQINKEYVKGLQGLEDFSHIDVLWWFDKCDNNESRGVIEVKKPYKKAPEKLGVFSTRSPERPNPIALSIIEITHIDYDNGRIYIAYIDAMNNSSILDIKPYTPSIDRVEKPNVPKWCSHWPSSYEESGDFNWENEFLF; this is encoded by the coding sequence ATGCAATTAAAAGAAATTGGTAGAATTAATGTGGAAGGAGAAGGGATGTTTATTCAAATCAATAAAGAGTATGTAAAGGGACTTCAAGGATTAGAAGATTTTTCTCACATTGACGTACTTTGGTGGTTTGATAAGTGTGATAATAATGAAAGTAGAGGAGTTATTGAAGTAAAGAAGCCTTATAAAAAAGCTCCTGAAAAGTTAGGAGTATTTTCAACTAGGTCACCTGAAAGGCCAAATCCAATAGCATTATCTATAATTGAAATAACACATATTGATTATGATAATGGTAGAATCTATATTGCTTATATTGATGCAATGAACAATAGCAGTATTTTAGATATAAAGCCTTATACTCCAAGTATAGATAGAGTAGAAAAACCTAATGTCCCTAAGTGGTGCAGTCATTGGCCATCATCTTATGAAGAGTCTGGTGATTTTAATTGGGAAAATGAATTTTTGTTTTAA
- a CDS encoding MerR family transcriptional regulator, giving the protein MFKIGEFSKLTQVSIRMLRYYDEIGILKPANVDLFTGYRMYSAEQISVLQKIILLRDTKFSTAEIKDIILGYKELNIVDELQKKKIQINKEIEIEKQRIEKINNAINESIKKNFKIHCNISFKKVDNILILSTRDIIPTYFHEGVLWNRLCDFIKKENISIKQDVYNNMAMYHDIEHKDENVDVEVGVIVDKLGENKGNFIYREVEEVEKMAYAMVYGPYENLAKAYEMLAYYLESHNEQMTESPSRQICHIGVDDTKNPEEYLTEIQIPLK; this is encoded by the coding sequence ATGTTTAAAATTGGAGAGTTTTCAAAATTGACTCAGGTCTCTATTAGAATGTTAAGATATTATGATGAAATTGGAATATTAAAACCTGCAAACGTTGATCTGTTTACAGGATATAGAATGTATTCTGCTGAGCAGATATCAGTGCTTCAAAAAATAATCTTATTAAGAGATACAAAATTTTCAACTGCAGAAATAAAAGATATTATACTAGGTTATAAAGAATTAAATATAGTGGATGAATTACAAAAAAAGAAGATTCAAATTAATAAAGAGATAGAAATTGAAAAACAGAGGATAGAAAAAATAAATAATGCAATAAATGAAAGCATAAAAAAGAATTTTAAAATACATTGTAATATAAGTTTTAAAAAAGTAGACAATATATTGATATTATCTACTAGAGATATAATTCCAACTTATTTTCATGAGGGAGTTTTATGGAATAGGTTATGTGATTTTATTAAGAAAGAAAATATTTCTATAAAGCAGGATGTGTATAATAATATGGCTATGTATCATGATATTGAACATAAAGATGAAAATGTAGATGTTGAAGTCGGGGTTATTGTAGATAAATTAGGAGAAAATAAAGGCAATTTTATATATAGAGAAGTAGAGGAAGTAGAGAAGATGGCATATGCAATGGTGTATGGGCCATATGAAAATTTAGCAAAGGCATATGAAATGCTTGCATATTATCTTGAAAGTCATAATGAACAAATGACTGAAAGTCCTTCTAGACAGATATGTCATATAGGTGTAGATGATACTAAGAATCCAGAAGAATATCTTACGGAAATACAGATTCCATTAAAATAA
- the rlmH gene encoding 23S rRNA (pseudouridine(1915)-N(3))-methyltransferase RlmH, whose product MNITIITVGKIKEKYLRDAIDEYSKRLGRYCKLDIVELADEKTPDNASEKEEEAIKEKEGQGILSKIKDNMFVIAMDLGGKQLTSEEFSSYIDNLGVTGNSNLAFIIGGSLGISKSVLARANYKLCFSKMTFPHQLFRVMLLEQIYRGFRIMKGEPYHK is encoded by the coding sequence ATGAATATCACAATAATAACTGTTGGTAAAATTAAAGAGAAGTATTTAAGGGATGCAATAGATGAATATTCAAAGAGATTAGGGCGATATTGCAAATTAGATATAGTAGAACTTGCAGATGAAAAGACACCTGATAATGCTTCAGAAAAAGAAGAAGAAGCAATTAAGGAAAAGGAAGGACAAGGAATACTAAGCAAAATTAAAGATAATATGTTTGTAATAGCAATGGATTTAGGTGGTAAGCAATTAACATCAGAAGAATTTTCTAGTTATATCGATAACTTAGGGGTAACAGGAAATTCAAACTTAGCATTTATAATAGGTGGAAGTCTTGGAATTTCAAAGAGTGTTCTGGCTAGAGCAAATTATAAATTGTGTTTCTCAAAGATGACATTTCCACATCAACTTTTTAGAGTTATGTTATTGGAGCAGATCTATAGAGGGTTTAGGATAATGAAGGGTGAACCATATCATAAGTAA
- a CDS encoding MFS transporter: MENINNKRWLILLTTVLLTFMATLDGSIVNVALPVMAQKLSVSMALIEWVVTSYLIVIVGTILIFGRLADIKGKATIFKLGVIIFTIGSLICGLSNSLMMLVFSRCLQAIGAAGAMSTSHGIITHVFPSNERGRALGINGTFVALGSMIGPPIGGIIVSVLSWQYIFLINVPIGIIALFLAMRTLPKSGGGSNEKLDIKGSAMFGLTMVLLFGALTFGKEIGYENKFIISSLISSIILFVLFIITERKIKAPLLKLEIFKNPLFSLSIFCAFISFVAISCSNIILPFYLQYVMKLSPSVTGLFMMVSPIILAVVAPMSGYMSDRVGSEVLTFIGLIGTSLGLFLMSTLSQYSNLGALIVFIAIMTLGNGMFQSPNNSLVMSTVDKKNLGIAGSINALVRNLGMVFGISSSTTLLYYRMSSKIGYHVTGYVEGRDDIFVYGMQYVYVAAAIICGIGAMLTAYRLYQIKRKLKKERQIA, translated from the coding sequence ATGGAAAATATAAATAACAAAAGATGGTTAATATTACTTACAACAGTATTATTAACATTTATGGCAACACTTGATGGAAGCATAGTAAATGTTGCATTGCCTGTTATGGCACAGAAGCTTTCAGTAAGTATGGCATTAATAGAATGGGTAGTAACAAGCTATTTAATAGTTATAGTTGGAACTATTCTTATATTTGGAAGATTAGCTGATATTAAAGGAAAAGCTACGATTTTTAAGTTAGGGGTAATAATTTTCACAATAGGTTCTCTTATTTGTGGATTATCTAATTCATTAATGATGTTAGTTTTTTCTCGATGTCTGCAGGCAATAGGTGCTGCTGGTGCTATGTCAACAAGTCATGGAATTATTACTCACGTTTTTCCTAGTAATGAGAGAGGAAGAGCGCTAGGGATAAATGGAACTTTTGTAGCCTTGGGGTCCATGATAGGTCCACCTATAGGTGGAATAATAGTATCAGTTTTAAGTTGGCAGTATATATTTTTAATAAATGTTCCTATAGGAATTATAGCTCTTTTTCTTGCAATGAGAACACTTCCTAAAAGTGGTGGTGGATCTAATGAAAAATTAGACATAAAAGGTTCAGCTATGTTTGGACTTACTATGGTATTATTATTTGGAGCATTAACTTTTGGAAAAGAAATTGGATATGAAAATAAATTTATTATAAGCTCTTTGATTAGTTCCATAATATTATTTGTGTTATTCATAATCACTGAAAGAAAAATTAAAGCTCCATTGTTAAAGCTAGAAATCTTTAAAAATCCTTTATTTTCACTTAGTATATTTTGTGCATTTATTTCTTTTGTAGCAATAAGTTGTTCTAATATTATATTGCCGTTCTATTTGCAATATGTAATGAAATTAAGTCCATCAGTTACAGGGCTATTTATGATGGTATCGCCGATAATATTGGCAGTAGTTGCACCAATGAGTGGATATATGTCTGATAGAGTAGGCTCAGAAGTTCTAACATTTATAGGACTTATAGGAACTAGCTTAGGATTATTTTTAATGTCAACTTTAAGCCAATACTCTAATTTAGGTGCGCTAATTGTATTTATAGCTATAATGACATTAGGAAATGGAATGTTTCAATCACCTAATAATTCATTAGTAATGTCTACAGTAGATAAAAAGAATTTAGGTATTGCAGGAAGTATAAATGCATTAGTAAGAAATTTGGGAATGGTCTTTGGAATATCTAGTTCAACAACCTTATTATATTATCGTATGAGTAGTAAAATTGGATATCATGTTACTGGATATGTTGAAGGAAGAGATGATATTTTTGTATATGGTATGCAGTATGTGTACGTAGCTGCAGCTATTATTTGTGGGATAGGAGCTATGTTAACAGCTTATAGATTATATCAAATTAAAAGAAAACTAAAAAAGGAAAGGCAAATCGCATAA
- a CDS encoding methyl-accepting chemotaxis protein codes for MNLKFKYLLNRNLREHSEKVFEGISNGRKKALENWFNDKWAQLENIKNSLVALEDNNDIVNNYLVENVKKYEDFCEIFVLDENGIVSVSSCKEHVGLNMSDLPNFAAGLEDKPLMYGPYIDKRSLDTDIKNKKFADDVTLMFSSRCKNHDGQIRILCCRTLNDDMSNVIQDEDTHIYKDSGDNYLFMVKSNRGIKTGTAISRSRFEDNTFTLGDNLKEGVKTKRWGKVQIKEHTEFEIIFTDPATNQLHQGVANTIKNGENLDCWPGYPDYRHIMVGGKGTLITPPNCDEVWGMMCEGDIDEIYNFQSINLKMPMAISIMSAVLILINLVTTKVAPDMSIFTSLAMWIILSISTLVISKKMVSSPLSRTINILQEIAEGEGNLTKRVNKMSSDEIGELSRWFNKFINNQMSMLYRVKKSVSTTKKSVNIVSNITSNVRRGMGIIENTVMSLLENSKEQNLVFQDTKSKFSEITASIQEMDSLILEVSRIVEDTNEGAVTTQNASKEVLNNMEDLESTISKTVNSISTLQGYSKEISEVVNVISNISKQTQLLALNASIEAARAGESGKGFAVVAGEISKLALETEAATKSISNVINQVRNQTQATFEYAGEINDKVSISTVSVQKSIKSFDQINEDINIIANSMQSIAEITSTQSESVGEVMNNVSTMADKVEQSTENSSSKSEESLTMVKKILSEIRQLKQATEVLEYSSDNLDEMVGSFKLK; via the coding sequence ATGAATTTAAAATTTAAGTATTTACTTAATCGTAATTTAAGAGAACATTCAGAAAAAGTTTTTGAAGGAATATCTAATGGAAGAAAAAAGGCACTTGAAAATTGGTTTAACGATAAGTGGGCACAATTAGAAAACATTAAGAATTCGCTGGTAGCATTAGAGGACAATAATGATATAGTAAACAATTATTTAGTAGAGAATGTAAAGAAATATGAAGATTTTTGTGAAATATTTGTTTTAGATGAAAATGGGATAGTTTCTGTTTCTTCATGTAAAGAACATGTAGGATTAAATATGAGCGATTTGCCTAATTTTGCTGCTGGATTAGAAGATAAGCCATTAATGTATGGACCATATATAGATAAAAGAAGTCTTGATACAGATATAAAAAATAAAAAGTTTGCTGATGATGTAACATTAATGTTTTCAAGTAGATGTAAAAATCATGATGGGCAAATTAGGATATTATGCTGTAGAACTTTAAATGATGATATGAGCAATGTAATTCAAGATGAGGATACACATATATATAAAGATTCTGGAGATAACTATTTATTTATGGTCAAATCCAACAGAGGGATTAAAACAGGAACAGCTATTTCAAGGAGTAGATTTGAAGATAATACTTTTACTTTGGGAGATAATCTTAAGGAGGGTGTGAAAACGAAAAGATGGGGAAAGGTACAAATTAAAGAGCATACTGAATTCGAAATTATATTTACAGATCCCGCAACTAATCAATTACATCAAGGTGTTGCAAATACAATTAAAAATGGAGAAAATTTAGATTGTTGGCCTGGTTATCCAGATTATAGACACATTATGGTTGGAGGAAAAGGAACTCTAATAACACCTCCTAATTGTGATGAAGTTTGGGGAATGATGTGTGAAGGTGATATAGATGAAATATATAACTTTCAAAGTATAAATTTAAAAATGCCAATGGCCATATCAATTATGTCAGCTGTATTAATATTAATAAACTTAGTTACTACAAAAGTTGCACCAGATATGAGTATATTTACATCTTTAGCAATGTGGATTATTTTATCAATATCAACGTTAGTGATTTCTAAAAAGATGGTTTCATCACCTTTAAGCAGGACGATAAATATATTACAAGAGATAGCAGAAGGTGAAGGAAATTTAACAAAAAGGGTCAATAAAATGTCATCAGATGAAATTGGAGAATTATCTAGATGGTTTAATAAATTTATAAATAATCAAATGAGCATGTTATATAGAGTAAAAAAATCAGTAAGTACTACAAAGAAATCAGTAAATATAGTTTCAAATATAACAAGTAATGTTAGAAGAGGAATGGGGATAATTGAAAATACAGTTATGAGTTTATTGGAAAATTCTAAGGAGCAAAATTTAGTGTTTCAAGATACTAAAAGTAAATTTTCAGAGATTACAGCATCAATTCAAGAAATGGATAGCCTTATATTAGAAGTTTCTAGAATAGTAGAAGATACTAATGAGGGTGCAGTAACAACACAAAATGCATCAAAAGAAGTATTAAATAATATGGAAGATTTAGAAAGTACAATAAGCAAAACTGTTAACTCTATAAGTACTTTGCAAGGATATTCTAAAGAAATAAGTGAAGTTGTAAATGTCATAAGTAATATTAGTAAGCAGACTCAACTTTTAGCTCTTAATGCATCCATAGAGGCCGCAAGAGCTGGTGAAAGTGGAAAGGGATTTGCAGTAGTTGCAGGAGAAATATCAAAACTAGCACTTGAAACAGAAGCTGCAACTAAATCAATAAGTAATGTTATTAATCAAGTTAGAAATCAAACACAAGCAACTTTTGAATATGCGGGGGAAATAAATGATAAAGTAAGTATATCAACAGTAAGTGTACAAAAATCAATTAAATCCTTTGATCAAATAAATGAGGATATAAATATAATTGCTAATTCTATGCAGTCTATTGCTGAAATAACTTCTACTCAAAGTGAAAGCGTTGGAGAGGTTATGAATAATGTGAGCACTATGGCAGACAAAGTAGAACAATCCACAGAAAACAGCTCAAGCAAGAGTGAAGAATCATTAACAATGGTTAAGAAGATATTATCTGAAATAAGACAATTAAAGCAAGCTACTGAAGTATTAGAATATTCTTCAGATAATTTAGATGAAATGGTAGGTTCCTTTAAATTAAAATAA
- a CDS encoding SEC-C metal-binding domain-containing protein, protein MSLYKDWTDMVVDYVKTKGENAFWDEYSKLEKNIYKDLLANHNNAKKTTINELAKEYNSTVEFTMGFMDGINDSLKNQYDLETVDADTELVLDINLETLYFNMLDAKAEYLYTLPQWDGIFSAEKRNEIQKEYKESKIVRNLDKVGRNDACPCGSGKKYKKCCGKEK, encoded by the coding sequence ATGAGTTTATATAAAGATTGGACTGACATGGTTGTAGACTATGTAAAAACTAAGGGTGAAAATGCATTTTGGGATGAATATAGTAAATTAGAAAAGAATATATATAAGGATTTACTAGCTAACCATAATAATGCTAAAAAGACTACTATTAATGAATTAGCTAAAGAATATAATTCTACAGTAGAGTTCACTATGGGATTTATGGATGGAATTAATGATAGTTTAAAAAATCAATATGATCTTGAAACTGTTGATGCTGATACAGAATTAGTATTAGATATAAACTTAGAAACTTTATATTTCAATATGTTAGATGCTAAAGCAGAATATTTATATACATTACCACAATGGGATGGAATTTTTTCAGCAGAAAAGAGAAACGAAATACAAAAAGAATATAAGGAATCTAAAATTGTAAGAAATTTAGATAAGGTTGGAAGAAATGATGCATGTCCATGTGGAAGTGGAAAGAAATATAAAAAGTGTTGTGGAAAAGAAAAATAA